A window from Nitrospirota bacterium encodes these proteins:
- the era gene encoding GTPase Era, whose protein sequence is MKSGTVSIIGRSNVGKSTLLNRLLNEKIAIVSDKPQTTRTRILGVAHVPGAEIAFWDTPGLHKPQHVLNRRMVRTALETLEEGDLLYVMVEATSPPGPGDRFAIDRVREALGKQARPVFLVINKIDLVNKTRLLPLIETYSPLLEWTEVVPVSAVTGDNIDRLLDLTVKLLPEGEPAYGADMLTDQPMRTLAAELIREKILQETYQEVPHAVAVEIDRFTEEGKLARIAASILVEKESQKAILIGRRGERLKAAGTAARRDMERLFGMKVFLELWVKVRAAWREDEQVLMELGY, encoded by the coding sequence ATGAAATCCGGAACAGTCTCCATCATCGGGCGGTCGAACGTCGGAAAATCGACGCTGCTCAACCGACTGCTCAACGAGAAGATCGCGATCGTGTCGGACAAGCCGCAGACCACCAGAACGCGGATCTTGGGCGTCGCGCACGTGCCCGGCGCGGAGATCGCCTTTTGGGACACACCGGGCCTGCACAAGCCCCAACATGTGCTCAACCGGCGGATGGTACGGACGGCCCTGGAGACTCTGGAGGAGGGCGATCTGCTGTATGTCATGGTCGAAGCGACGTCGCCGCCCGGCCCGGGCGACCGTTTCGCCATCGACCGGGTGCGGGAAGCGCTCGGCAAACAGGCGCGGCCGGTCTTTCTGGTGATCAACAAAATCGACTTGGTGAACAAAACCCGGCTGCTGCCCTTGATCGAGACCTATAGCCCGCTGCTGGAGTGGACCGAAGTGGTGCCGGTGTCGGCCGTGACCGGCGACAACATCGACCGCTTGCTCGACTTGACCGTGAAGCTGCTTCCGGAGGGCGAACCTGCGTACGGAGCGGACATGCTCACGGATCAGCCGATGCGGACGCTGGCGGCCGAACTCATCCGCGAGAAGATTCTCCAAGAGACATATCAGGAAGTTCCGCATGCCGTCGCCGTCGAGATCGACCGCTTCACGGAGGAAGGCAAACTGGCCCGCATCGCGGCGTCGATCCTGGTCGAGAAAGAATCGCAGAAGGCCATCCTCATCGGGAGGCGCGGGGAACGGCTCAAGGCCGCCGGGACCGCCGCCCGGCGCGACATGGAGCGGCTGTTCGGCATGAAGGTGTTTTTGGAGTTGTGGGTCAAGGTGCGGGCGGCCTGGCGCGAAGATGAGCAGGTTCTGATGGAGTTGGGGTACTGA
- the gatB gene encoding Asp-tRNA(Asn)/Glu-tRNA(Gln) amidotransferase subunit GatB has protein sequence MVYEVVIGVEVHAQLRTRSKMFCACGTAFGLAANTQTCPVCLGMPGTLPVINRNAVEMAIRTGLALNCTIRSDNRFARKNYFYPDLPKGYQISQYEAPICENGWVEITVDGAKKRIRLRRAHLEEDAGKSLHDAGTNGSRVDFNRAGTPLLEIVSEPDMRSADEVVAYLKTLRDILMYLEVCDGNMEEGSLRCEPNLSLRPLGQKALGTKVELKNINSFKFVKDAIDYEIRRQTKVLSEGGTVRQETRLWDIERGETAIMRSKEEAHDYRYFPDPDLVPLKIEPEWIEDLRKTIPELPAARMKRFVTDYGLPEYDAGVLTASKALADYFEACVRLYDRPKTVSNWVMGELLRELNNAGTDVTASPVGPERLVSLLKLVDDGTISLKVARDIFPELYASGKEPEQIVKEKGLTQVSDEGSLRAMIDEIIEKNPAQVAQYRSGKEQILGFFVGQVMKASGGKANPGKVNELLKKKLAG, from the coding sequence GTGGTCTACGAAGTGGTCATCGGCGTGGAAGTCCACGCCCAACTGCGGACTCGGTCGAAGATGTTCTGCGCCTGCGGGACCGCGTTCGGACTCGCCGCAAACACGCAAACCTGTCCGGTGTGTCTCGGCATGCCCGGGACCCTGCCGGTCATCAACCGGAACGCAGTCGAGATGGCGATCCGCACGGGGTTGGCGCTGAATTGCACGATCCGGTCCGACAACCGCTTTGCGCGGAAGAACTACTTTTATCCCGATCTGCCCAAGGGCTATCAGATTTCACAGTACGAAGCGCCCATCTGCGAGAACGGCTGGGTTGAGATCACGGTCGACGGCGCCAAGAAACGCATTCGCCTCCGTCGCGCCCATTTGGAAGAAGACGCCGGCAAGAGCCTCCACGACGCCGGAACAAACGGGAGCCGGGTGGATTTCAATCGCGCCGGCACGCCGCTTCTGGAAATCGTGAGCGAACCGGACATGCGCTCGGCCGACGAGGTGGTGGCCTATCTCAAGACGCTCCGCGACATCCTGATGTATCTGGAGGTCTGTGACGGCAACATGGAGGAGGGGAGTCTGCGGTGCGAACCGAACCTCTCGCTCCGGCCGCTCGGCCAGAAGGCGCTCGGGACCAAAGTCGAACTGAAGAACATCAATTCCTTTAAGTTCGTCAAAGATGCCATCGACTACGAGATCAGGCGCCAGACCAAGGTCTTGAGCGAAGGAGGAACGGTTCGGCAGGAGACGCGGCTCTGGGACATCGAGCGGGGCGAGACGGCGATCATGCGCAGCAAAGAAGAGGCGCACGACTACCGCTATTTCCCGGATCCCGACCTGGTGCCGTTGAAGATCGAGCCGGAGTGGATCGAAGACCTGCGCAAGACGATCCCGGAGTTGCCGGCCGCCAGGATGAAACGTTTCGTCACCGACTACGGATTGCCGGAATACGACGCCGGGGTGCTGACGGCATCCAAAGCCTTGGCCGATTATTTTGAAGCCTGCGTCAGACTCTATGACCGGCCGAAAACCGTCAGCAACTGGGTGATGGGCGAACTGCTGCGGGAGCTGAATAACGCCGGGACCGACGTGACCGCGTCGCCGGTCGGCCCGGAGCGCCTGGTGAGCCTTTTGAAACTGGTGGACGACGGCACCATCAGCCTGAAAGTCGCGCGGGACATTTTCCCGGAACTCTATGCGAGCGGGAAAGAGCCCGAGCAGATCGTCAAGGAGAAAGGCCTGACCCAGGTCTCCGACGAAGGATCGCTGCGTGCGATGATCGACGAGATCATCGAGAAGAATCCGGCGCAGGTGGCCCAATATCGGAGCGGAAAGGAACAGATCCTGGGCTTCTTCGTCGGCCAGGTCATGAAGGCGTCGGGAGGGAAGGCGAATCCGGGCAAAGTGAACGAGTTGCTGAAGAAGAAGCTGGCGGGATGA
- a CDS encoding YtxH domain-containing protein, with protein sequence MADDRGVSPAAVLLAFLSGAALGAVAALLLAPHSGRESREQLRGYAKRTEETLRELAEKAGETFEEAVEKGRDFVETKKSVLKEAFEAGREAMKRERNRLSGERQS encoded by the coding sequence ATGGCGGATGATCGGGGTGTGTCACCGGCGGCTGTGTTATTGGCCTTTCTCAGCGGCGCAGCGTTGGGCGCGGTGGCGGCGTTGCTCTTGGCGCCGCACTCCGGTCGTGAATCGCGCGAGCAACTGCGGGGCTATGCGAAGCGGACGGAGGAAACCCTGCGTGAGCTGGCCGAGAAAGCCGGTGAGACGTTCGAGGAAGCGGTGGAGAAAGGGCGCGACTTCGTCGAGACCAAGAAATCGGTTCTCAAGGAAGCGTTCGAAGCCGGACGGGAAGCGATGAAACGCGAGCGCAACCGCCTCTCCGGCGAGAGGCAGAGTTGA
- the mgtE gene encoding magnesium transporter, producing MQPTERTRQSDKDILKEASRELAEKGQAKSDIVLLSFQRLLRRGAITNLAKMLSRMHPADIARVVNHLSSPKEKRTVFELVRGEAQRGQVLSELDSDSINQVLADLPASDVAWLLKDLGPDDVAYILGVLPEERAQEILALMKTEDSTEIADLLKYPKDSAGAIMTTEFFSLPEDTTAQEAIRRLQHATDAEMVFYIYVTDKENRLVGVLSLRQLLTVPPNTPLKNIMTRDVISVTVDTDQEEVARQVASYNLLAIPVVEKDNTLVGIITVDDVVDVIREEATEDMLKMAGALEEETQSKSSSLAAARLRLPWLFTNLIGSLVSGAILWLFRFTIQEVVAIVSFIPVIAAMGGNVGLQSSTLIIRGLATGSIELTDVWKVFFREIRITLLMGLACCVILTLVGWLWHGHAVLGMVIGASMLIAFIVSTSMATFMPILLKRMGVDPAIAAGPFVTTANDITGISIYLTLATVFLEYLR from the coding sequence ATGCAGCCGACGGAACGCACACGTCAATCGGACAAGGACATTTTGAAGGAAGCCTCCCGGGAACTGGCAGAGAAGGGGCAGGCGAAGTCCGATATCGTGCTGCTCTCCTTCCAACGCCTGCTCCGGCGCGGGGCGATCACCAACCTCGCCAAGATGCTGAGCCGCATGCACCCGGCCGACATCGCCAGGGTCGTCAACCACCTCTCCTCCCCGAAAGAAAAGCGCACGGTGTTCGAACTCGTCCGCGGCGAGGCGCAGCGCGGCCAAGTGTTGAGCGAGCTGGACAGCGACAGCATCAACCAGGTGTTGGCGGACCTGCCTGCCTCCGATGTGGCGTGGCTCCTGAAGGACCTCGGGCCCGACGACGTCGCCTACATCCTGGGCGTCCTCCCCGAAGAGCGGGCCCAAGAGATCCTCGCGCTGATGAAGACGGAGGACTCCACGGAGATCGCCGACCTGCTGAAGTATCCGAAGGACTCGGCCGGCGCGATCATGACCACGGAGTTTTTCTCCCTGCCGGAGGACACGACCGCGCAGGAAGCGATCCGCCGCCTGCAGCACGCGACCGATGCGGAGATGGTGTTCTACATTTACGTCACCGACAAAGAGAATCGCCTGGTGGGCGTCCTGTCGCTGCGCCAACTCCTCACCGTGCCGCCGAATACGCCGCTCAAGAACATCATGACGCGCGACGTGATCAGCGTCACGGTGGATACGGACCAGGAAGAGGTGGCCCGCCAGGTCGCCAGTTACAATTTGCTGGCCATCCCGGTCGTCGAAAAGGACAACACGCTCGTCGGCATCATTACGGTCGACGACGTGGTGGACGTGATCCGCGAAGAGGCGACGGAGGACATGCTGAAAATGGCCGGCGCTCTCGAGGAGGAGACGCAATCCAAATCCTCCAGCCTCGCCGCCGCCCGGCTGCGGCTGCCGTGGTTGTTCACCAACCTGATCGGCAGTCTGGTTTCCGGCGCGATCCTCTGGCTCTTCCGCTTCACGATCCAGGAAGTCGTGGCCATCGTGAGCTTTATTCCCGTCATCGCCGCCATGGGCGGCAACGTCGGTTTGCAGTCCTCGACCCTGATCATCCGCGGCCTCGCGACCGGCTCGATCGAGTTGACCGATGTGTGGAAGGTGTTTTTCCGGGAGATCCGGATCACGCTGCTGATGGGGCTGGCCTGTTGCGTCATCCTGACCCTGGTCGGCTGGCTGTGGCACGGCCATGCGGTCCTGGGCATGGTGATCGGGGCCTCCATGTTGATCGCCTTCATCGTCTCGACAAGCATGGCCACGTTCATGCCCATCCTGCTGAAACGCATGGGCGTCGATCCGGCCATCGCGGCCGGTCCGTTCGTCACGACGGCGAACGACATCACCGGCATCTCCATTTATCTCACGCTCGCCACCGTGTTCCTGGAATATCTCAGATGA
- the eno gene encoding phosphopyruvate hydratase, whose translation MSAIREIRARQILDSRGNPTVEVDVTLESGAQGRAAVPSGASTGEKEAIELRDGDKKRWMGKGVSKAVANIHKAIAPELLGRDAFDQAAIDRALAALDGTKNKARLGANAILGVSLAVAKAAANETGQPLYRYLGGANARVLPVPMMNIINGGAHADNRLDLQEFMIMPVGAARFSEALRMATEVFHTLKALLKKRGLNTAVGDEGGFAPDLESNEEALSLIVQAIEEAGYRPGRDIALALDAAASEFYEKGRYRLEAEKHPDRSAEDMIRYYARLVDNYPILSIEDGLSELDWKGWRMLTEQLGRRVQLVGDDIFVTNVDIFSKGIREGIGNSILIKLNQIGTLTETLEAIELAKRSGYTAVVSHRSGETEDTTIADVAVAMNTGLIKTGSLSRTDRVAKYNQLLRIEEELGTTAAYRGRAAVAVHP comes from the coding sequence ATGAGCGCGATTCGAGAGATTAGGGCGCGGCAGATTTTGGATTCTCGGGGCAATCCCACCGTTGAAGTCGATGTGACCCTGGAGAGCGGCGCGCAGGGGCGGGCGGCGGTGCCGTCCGGAGCGTCGACCGGGGAAAAGGAAGCGATCGAGCTGCGGGACGGCGACAAGAAGCGCTGGATGGGCAAGGGCGTCTCCAAGGCCGTGGCGAATATCCACAAGGCCATCGCGCCGGAACTTCTGGGCCGGGACGCCTTCGACCAGGCCGCCATCGATCGCGCGCTGGCGGCGCTGGACGGGACCAAGAACAAAGCGCGCCTGGGGGCCAATGCGATTCTCGGCGTCTCGTTAGCCGTCGCCAAGGCGGCCGCCAACGAAACCGGGCAGCCTCTTTATCGGTATCTCGGCGGAGCCAACGCGCGGGTGCTGCCGGTCCCGATGATGAACATCATCAACGGCGGGGCCCACGCGGACAACCGCCTCGATCTCCAGGAATTCATGATCATGCCGGTCGGCGCGGCGCGGTTCAGCGAGGCGCTCCGCATGGCGACCGAGGTCTTCCACACGCTGAAAGCACTCCTGAAGAAGCGCGGCCTCAACACCGCGGTCGGGGACGAAGGGGGGTTCGCGCCAGACCTGGAATCCAACGAGGAGGCGCTGAGCCTGATCGTCCAGGCCATCGAAGAAGCCGGCTACCGGCCGGGACGGGACATCGCGTTGGCCCTTGACGCCGCCGCCAGCGAGTTTTATGAGAAAGGCCGCTATCGGCTGGAAGCGGAAAAGCACCCGGACCGCTCAGCCGAGGACATGATCCGCTATTACGCCCGGCTGGTGGACAACTACCCCATCCTGTCCATAGAGGATGGCCTGAGCGAACTGGATTGGAAAGGATGGCGGATGTTGACCGAGCAATTGGGCAGACGGGTCCAGTTGGTCGGCGACGACATCTTTGTCACCAACGTGGACATCTTTTCCAAGGGCATCCGGGAAGGGATCGGCAATTCGATTCTGATCAAGCTGAATCAAATCGGCACCTTGACGGAGACCCTGGAGGCGATCGAACTGGCGAAGCGGTCCGGCTATACGGCGGTCGTATCCCACCGGTCCGGGGAGACCGAAGACACGACAATCGCCGATGTGGCCGTCGCCATGAACACCGGCTTGATCAAGACCGGCTCCCTGTCCAGGACCGACCGGGTGGCCAAGTACAACCAACTGCTGCGCATCGAAGAGGAGCTGGGAACGACGGCGGCGTATCGCGGCCGGGCGGCGGTCGCGGTGCACCCGTGA
- the gatC gene encoding Asp-tRNA(Asn)/Glu-tRNA(Gln) amidotransferase subunit GatC, with protein sequence MQISKAEVEKVAKLARLELTEAEKDAFGRQLSTILTYMEKLNTYDTEGVEPTATVLGEVNVFREDVVRPSLPVDRALANAPDREEGYFRVPKILEDR encoded by the coding sequence ATGCAGATCTCAAAAGCCGAAGTGGAAAAAGTCGCGAAGCTCGCGCGGTTGGAACTGACGGAGGCGGAGAAGGACGCCTTCGGCCGGCAACTCAGCACTATTCTCACGTACATGGAGAAGCTCAACACCTACGACACGGAAGGAGTCGAGCCGACCGCGACGGTCTTGGGGGAGGTCAATGTCTTCCGCGAAGACGTGGTTCGGCCTTCGCTTCCTGTGGACCGGGCGCTCGCCAACGCGCCGGATCGCGAGGAAGGCTACTTTCGAGTCCCGAAAATACTGGAGGATCGTTAA
- the gatA gene encoding Asp-tRNA(Asn)/Glu-tRNA(Gln) amidotransferase subunit GatA — MSLHKLTLQDLQRKFTAGEVTAREIARAYSLRINQVEPKVKAYITQTKDAAMAQAEALDEKLKGWRRTLPLMGMPLAIKDNICTEGVLTTCASRILGNFVPPYDATVIAKLREQGYLLLGKTNLDEFAMGSSTENSAFGPSRNPWNLQYVPGGSSGGSAAAVAADECAAALGSDTGGSIRQPAAFCGVVGLKPTYGRVSRYGLVAFASSLDQIGPITKCVADAAMLLGIIAGHDPRDSTSAAVPVPDYLKVLKRRDLRKVRIGVPVEYFAEGLDPEVDRAVKDAIGELKTLGGEIKEIQLPTTDAAIATYYVIATAEAGSNLARYDGVKYGLRSKQTKDLLELYMKTRQEGFGPEVKRRIMLGTYALSAGYYDAYYGKAQAVRTLIRRDFDAAFKEADLIVTPVTPTPAFKLGEKIDDPLQMYLSDIYTISVNLAGVPAIALPCGFSKAGLPIGLQIIGRPFEEEMVIRAAHAYEQVTNWRAKRPSIR, encoded by the coding sequence ATGTCCCTTCATAAGCTGACGCTCCAGGACCTGCAGCGGAAGTTTACCGCCGGAGAAGTGACCGCGCGCGAGATCGCGCGCGCTTATTCCCTGCGCATCAATCAGGTCGAACCGAAGGTCAAGGCCTACATCACGCAGACCAAGGACGCGGCCATGGCCCAGGCCGAAGCCTTGGACGAGAAACTCAAAGGGTGGAGGCGCACGCTGCCGCTCATGGGCATGCCGCTGGCGATCAAGGACAACATCTGCACGGAAGGCGTGTTGACCACCTGCGCGTCCCGCATCCTGGGCAACTTCGTGCCGCCGTACGACGCGACCGTAATCGCCAAGCTTCGGGAACAGGGGTATCTCCTGCTCGGAAAGACCAACCTCGATGAGTTCGCGATGGGCTCCTCGACCGAGAACTCGGCGTTCGGGCCGAGCCGCAATCCCTGGAACCTTCAATATGTCCCCGGCGGGTCCAGCGGCGGCTCGGCGGCCGCGGTGGCGGCGGACGAATGCGCGGCCGCCTTGGGGTCCGACACCGGGGGATCGATTCGACAACCCGCCGCCTTTTGCGGCGTCGTCGGGTTGAAGCCGACCTACGGCCGGGTGTCCCGATACGGACTGGTGGCGTTCGCCTCGTCGCTCGACCAGATCGGCCCGATCACCAAATGTGTCGCCGACGCCGCGATGCTCCTCGGGATCATCGCCGGCCATGATCCGCGCGACTCGACGTCCGCCGCCGTGCCGGTGCCGGATTATCTCAAAGTCCTAAAACGGAGGGATCTGCGGAAGGTCCGCATCGGCGTGCCGGTCGAATATTTTGCGGAGGGACTCGATCCGGAAGTGGACCGGGCGGTGAAGGACGCGATCGGCGAATTGAAGACGCTGGGCGGCGAGATTAAGGAGATCCAGCTGCCGACGACGGACGCCGCGATTGCGACCTACTACGTGATCGCGACGGCGGAGGCCGGCTCCAACCTCGCGCGTTACGACGGCGTGAAATACGGCCTGCGGTCCAAACAGACAAAGGACCTGCTCGAACTGTACATGAAGACGAGGCAGGAAGGCTTCGGACCGGAGGTGAAGCGGCGGATCATGCTCGGCACCTATGCCCTGAGCGCGGGGTACTATGACGCCTATTACGGCAAAGCGCAGGCCGTGCGGACGCTCATCCGCCGGGATTTCGACGCGGCGTTCAAAGAAGCGGACCTCATCGTCACGCCGGTCACGCCGACGCCGGCGTTCAAGCTCGGCGAAAAAATCGACGATCCGCTGCAGATGTATCTCTCGGACATCTACACGATTTCCGTCAATTTGGCCGGCGTACCGGCCATTGCGCTGCCGTGCGGATTCAGCAAGGCCGGGCTGCCGATCGGCTTGCAGATCATCGGGCGGCCGTTCGAGGAAGAAATGGTCATCCGGGCGGCCCATGCCTATGAACAGGTCACGAATTGGCGGGCGAAGCGGCCAAGTATTCGATGA
- a CDS encoding DUF948 domain-containing protein: MIVEIAAVVVAIAFAVLVGYLVPMLIELRKTVAESQQLLARMNSELPSLIAELRAMSQNLNELAEQTRGGVERAAVLLHAVGDIGESVQQVHHIVKGSSGSLLVNLASMVAGLKAATTVVKQRLHGNHGEGGTTNGG, from the coding sequence ATGATCGTCGAGATCGCGGCTGTCGTGGTGGCGATCGCGTTTGCGGTGCTGGTGGGCTATCTGGTGCCGATGCTCATCGAGCTCCGCAAAACGGTCGCCGAATCGCAGCAATTGTTGGCCCGCATGAACAGCGAGTTGCCCTCGCTGATCGCCGAGCTCCGCGCCATGAGCCAGAATCTCAACGAGCTGGCTGAGCAGACGCGCGGCGGTGTCGAGCGCGCCGCCGTGCTGTTGCACGCGGTCGGGGACATCGGCGAATCGGTGCAGCAGGTGCATCATATCGTCAAGGGATCGAGCGGGTCGTTGCTCGTCAACCTTGCCAGCATGGTGGCGGGATTGAAGGCGGCGACGACTGTCGTGAAGCAGCGGCTTCACGGGAACCACGGAGAAGGAGGGACGACCAATGGCGGATGA
- the panD gene encoding aspartate 1-decarboxylase yields the protein MFRQMLRAKIHRATVTDACLEYEGSLTVDEDLLDAAGILPYEAVVISNLNNGERFMTYAMAGRRGSGEIVLNGPTARKGAVGDQIIIFCYEYYAEEEIKRHAPKIIKVDEKNRIVSK from the coding sequence ATGTTCAGGCAAATGTTGCGGGCCAAAATTCATCGCGCGACCGTCACCGACGCCTGTCTCGAGTACGAAGGCAGCCTGACGGTGGACGAAGATCTCCTGGATGCCGCCGGCATCCTGCCTTACGAAGCGGTCGTGATCTCCAACTTGAACAACGGCGAACGGTTCATGACCTACGCCATGGCCGGCAGGCGCGGCAGCGGCGAGATCGTGCTGAACGGCCCGACGGCCCGCAAAGGGGCCGTCGGCGACCAGATCATCATTTTTTGTTACGAGTACTATGCCGAGGAGGAAATCAAACGCCACGCCCCGAAGATCATTAAGGTGGACGAGAAGAATCGCATCGTCAGCAAGTGA
- a CDS encoding septum formation initiator family protein has protein sequence MLIKPNRGPNALTRQRRVAGIMKFLGLMFGLGLTGSLLFGDMGLTQYWTMWQHARQLERDIQALQQGNAVLRLEIERAQHDPARIEELAREQLGFVRKGETVYQLADEPQVGSK, from the coding sequence ATGTTGATCAAGCCGAACCGAGGGCCGAATGCGTTGACCCGTCAGCGGCGCGTGGCCGGGATCATGAAATTCCTGGGTTTGATGTTCGGGCTCGGGCTGACCGGTTCGCTCCTGTTCGGCGACATGGGGCTGACCCAATACTGGACGATGTGGCAGCACGCCCGGCAATTGGAGCGGGACATCCAGGCTCTGCAGCAGGGCAATGCCGTACTGCGACTGGAGATCGAGCGCGCGCAGCACGATCCGGCCAGGATCGAAGAATTGGCGAGAGAGCAACTGGGATTCGTGCGGAAGGGCGAGACGGTCTATCAACTGGCTGACGAGCCTCAGGTTGGTAGTAAATAG
- the recO gene encoding DNA repair protein RecO has translation MPLLKTPAITLRSRKWGEADRIVTFYTLRLGKVRGIARGARRLKSRFGAALEPFVSCDLNLFEKAGDSLFRISQVDMREPFTKLREDLTRMSAAARMVNLVAAITPEGDPEPRIFDTLADGLRSLEDSRDAPLTALLFQIRLLGLTGFKPQLDQCSACGNTRLAGEPQFSPTSGGLICSLCARRQALRCLPLSPGSLAFMRQALRWAPAVVDRLRATGRIRAELETAIESYVTTVAGKRLPPIDFLAAEGSSTYGPPR, from the coding sequence ATGCCGTTGCTCAAGACACCCGCCATCACCCTCAGGAGCCGCAAGTGGGGCGAAGCGGATCGCATCGTCACCTTTTACACGCTCCGGCTCGGCAAAGTGCGGGGCATCGCGCGCGGCGCGCGGCGACTCAAGAGCCGATTCGGCGCCGCGCTGGAACCGTTCGTCTCCTGCGACCTGAACTTGTTCGAGAAGGCCGGCGATTCGCTCTTTCGCATTTCGCAAGTCGATATGCGGGAACCCTTCACAAAACTGCGGGAGGACCTGACGCGCATGTCGGCTGCCGCGCGCATGGTGAATCTGGTCGCCGCGATCACCCCGGAAGGCGATCCGGAGCCTCGGATCTTCGATACGCTGGCCGACGGCCTGCGGTCGCTGGAAGACAGTCGCGATGCCCCGCTCACGGCGCTGCTGTTTCAAATTCGACTGCTGGGGCTCACGGGTTTCAAGCCGCAGCTCGATCAGTGTTCCGCCTGCGGAAACACCCGGTTGGCCGGCGAGCCGCAATTCTCTCCGACATCCGGAGGATTGATCTGCAGTCTGTGCGCCCGGCGTCAAGCGCTCCGCTGCCTTCCGCTTTCTCCCGGAAGCCTCGCGTTTATGCGGCAAGCACTCCGCTGGGCGCCGGCCGTCGTCGATCGGCTGAGAGCCACCGGCCGGATCCGCGCCGAACTGGAAACCGCCATCGAGTCCTATGTGACGACCGTCGCGGGCAAACGCCTCCCGCCGATCGATTTTCTCGCCGCCGAAGGCTCGTCAACGTACGGTCCTCCACGCTGA